A stretch of Salvelinus alpinus chromosome 4, SLU_Salpinus.1, whole genome shotgun sequence DNA encodes these proteins:
- the LOC139573939 gene encoding nuclear receptor subfamily 0 group B member 2-like, giving the protein MDNACTDYNDRQSSAILYNILNRENSKSSHNSLNYNLIPHRCNCEIRRTVCLKSPADICQEASGVLVKTIHFMKNLPAFNQLPLNDQLSLLQSCWAPLFILGLAQEGMNFDVIDTPADSMLKRILLNSQESSETEREQPTLAGVNKLKSCLKKFWSLDLSPKEYAYLKGTMIFNPDVKDLKAALFVEGLQQEAQHALREVVQSLHPGDRSRFARILLAASMLKTITPNLITELFFRPVIGQADLLDFLVDMLFSR; this is encoded by the exons ATGGATAACGCATGTACAGATTACAACGATAGGCAGTCAAGTGCTATCCTTTACAACATCCTCAATCGAGAAAATTCCAAGTCAAGCCACAACAGCCTGAACTACAACTTGATACCTCATAGATGCAACTGCGAGATACGACGGACAGTGTGCTTGAAAAGTCCAGCAGACATTTGCCAAGAGGCATCGGGAGTGCTGGTGAAAACAATTCACTTTATGAAGAACTTACCTGCTTTCAACCAACTCCCACTGAACGATCAACTATCGCTCCTCCAAAGTTGCTGGGCGCCACTCTTTATTTTGGGTCTGGCCCAGGAAGGCATGAACTTTGACGTCATCGACACCCCTGCCGATAGCATGCTGAAAAGAATCCTCTTGAATTCTCAAGAGAGCTCAGAGACGGAAAGAGAGCAGCCCACATTGGCTGGTGTGAACAAACTCAAGTCGTGCCTCAAAAAGTTCTGGAGTCTGGATTTAAGTCCAAAGGAGTACGCATACCTCAAGGGCACCATGATATTTAACCCAG ATGTGAAAGACCTAAAGGCAGCTCTATTCGTGGAGGGCTTACAGCAGGAGGCTCAGCATGCTCTGAGGGAGGTGGTACAATCACTCCACCCTGGGGACCGGAGCCGCTTCGCTCGTATCCTGCTCGCGGCCTCCATGCTCAAGACCATCACACCCAACCTTATAACCGAGCTCTTCTTCCGTCCTGTCATTGGCCAAGCAGATCTACTGGACTTCCTGGTCGATATGCTCTTCAGCAGGTAG